Within the bacterium genome, the region GGCGGCGCGCGCGCAGATGAAGGCGTGGATCTGCTCGACGAGCGCCGCGGTCTCGCCCGACTTGGTGATGTAGCGGTCGGCCCCGGACTTGAGCCCCCAGAACTGGTCCTGCCGCTGGTCGAGGCTCGTGAGCAGGATCACGGGGATGCGCGCGGTCGCCGGGTCGTCGCGCAGCAGGCGGCAGACCTGGTAGCCGTTGAGCCGCGGCATGACCACGTCCGAGACGACGAGATCCGGCGGGTCCTGCCAGACCTTCACGACGGCTTCGATCCCGTCCCGGGCGAGCGCGACCTCGTGGCCCCGGCGCTGGAGGCCGAGCTTCATCATGGCCGCCTGGGTCTGGCTGTCCTCGGCGATCAGTATCCGCACCGCCGCCTCACTCTCCCGGCGTGGCCAGCAGCCGCAGCAGCGCCCGCGGGATCTGCCCGAGCGCGACCACCTGGTCCGCCACCCCGGCCTCCGCCGCCGCCCGGGGCATGCCCCAGACCACGCTCGTCGCCTCGTCCTGGACCACGCTCGCGCCCCCCAGCTCCTTGAGCCGCCGCAGGCCCGCGACACCGTCGCTGCCCATGCCGGTCAGGAGCACGCCGATCGCGCGCTCGCGCCAGTTCTCCGCGACCGACGCGAACATCGTGTCGATCGTCGCGAGCCCCGCCCCTCCGGGCTGGGGCGTCACGGCGATCTCCCGCCGGCCGCGCACCTGCAGCACCCCGCGGTCCGGGCAGAAGTATACGACGCCGCCGCGCACGCGCTCGCCGTCCTCCGCGACCTTGACCTCCAGGGCCGAGTTGCGCGCGAGCCACTCGGCGCACCCGCGGCCGAAGCCGTCCGAGATGTGCTGCGTGATGAACACCGGCGCGGGAAAGCCCGCCGGCGCCGCCTGCAGGATCGAGAGCAGCGCCGAGGGGCCGCCCGTGGAGGCGCCGATCGCCACGGCCCGCTCCGCGCCCCGCGCGACCGACGCGGGCGTCGGCGTCCAGGCGAGCGGCCGCTGCAGCCGCGGGGAGAGGTGGCGGAAGACGCGGATCTCCGAGATCATGCGCACGCGCCGCACGATCTCGGCGCCGAGCCGCTCGTACCCGGACTGCAGGTTCCCGCGCGGCTTCTCGATGATGTCCAGCGCACCGGCCTGGATCGCGTTGAAGGAGATCTTCAGGTCCTCCTGGCTCACCGAGGCGCTGATGACGAGGATCGGCGTCGGCGTCTCCGCCA harbors:
- the cheB gene encoding chemotaxis-specific protein-glutamate methyltransferase CheB gives rise to the protein MSPDVRGAAGGGAARRPIRVVVAEDSLFARGVLVKVLETDPQIKVVGIARNGKEALERVRELRPDVVTMDIRMPVMDGFEATQAIMAETPTPILVISASVSQEDLKISFNAIQAGALDIIEKPRGNLQSGYERLGAEIVRRVRMISEIRVFRHLSPRLQRPLAWTPTPASVARGAERAVAIGASTGGPSALLSILQAAPAGFPAPVFITQHISDGFGRGCAEWLARNSALEVKVAEDGERVRGGVVYFCPDRGVLQVRGRREIAVTPQPGGAGLATIDTMFASVAENWRERAIGVLLTGMGSDGVAGLRRLKELGGASVVQDEATSVVWGMPRAAAEAGVADQVVALGQIPRALLRLLATPGE